The following proteins are co-located in the Marispirochaeta aestuarii genome:
- a CDS encoding methyl-accepting chemotaxis protein, translating to MNLRIKLLLAFLCFAVIFAGVVQVTLTSSRDVVELANQSRFATAALSDWNKLNLVNIKLLSVLNSPDYFSQNWPEAYDSFDEGMTRLMESRELNSIPRIADELESLSNLYTLIKPNIESIGSLYTDKENTGLLSRLRSQSLYQLLEQVKNNRQEAGLYIEALRFENLINSLEISSDAFDKLLTRMPTLLDEEIRRVSERQQLMVLAAIALVGLVSVLFAILFSGRISRRIVRIEEVMSAVSNRNLTVQSGIKVRDETGRLAEHINTVISNLKNIIDEIKESSMEAMHLQEELSTSTAESSAAMTQIAANIKNIERQFTSLDEVIQNVDKSVNSISRLINSQNQGIEQQSAAIVQSSSTIEEMAASIQNISRLAQERAEGVHNLVNVTARGSERVETTSSLIRQISREIEGLLEIIDIINSIAEQTDMLSMNAAIESAHAGEAGKGFAVVAEEIRKLAESTTENAQMVTRSLKSITSRITEADESSQESLATLKEVNTEVDNTSRAFTDISQAMVEMANGTTEVVSGTTEVRSASDEIKQGAGSIQKEAEQISHNVQEVRQLSAQVLNGIREIDAGGEEVIKAISSLNEAGTVTRENMANLSSMVSAFITSSDEAGDAPATEKASGAEETMEEAEEETAVRISD from the coding sequence GTGAATCTTAGAATAAAACTGCTTCTGGCTTTTCTCTGCTTTGCTGTAATATTCGCCGGAGTCGTTCAGGTTACGCTCACGAGTTCCCGGGATGTCGTTGAGCTGGCGAATCAGAGCCGTTTTGCAACCGCAGCCCTCTCGGACTGGAACAAGCTCAACCTGGTAAATATTAAACTCTTGTCTGTATTGAACTCTCCGGACTACTTCAGTCAGAACTGGCCGGAAGCATACGATTCCTTCGACGAAGGAATGACACGGTTGATGGAATCCAGGGAGCTCAACAGCATTCCCCGGATCGCGGATGAGCTGGAGAGCCTTTCAAACCTGTACACCCTGATAAAGCCGAACATCGAATCCATAGGAAGCCTGTATACCGACAAGGAAAATACCGGACTTTTGTCGCGGCTGCGGTCTCAGAGTCTCTATCAGCTCCTGGAACAGGTAAAGAACAACCGCCAGGAAGCAGGACTCTATATTGAGGCACTGCGCTTCGAAAACCTTATAAACAGCCTTGAGATATCCTCCGATGCCTTTGACAAGCTGCTCACCCGGATGCCCACCCTGCTGGACGAAGAGATCCGGAGAGTTTCCGAGAGACAGCAGCTTATGGTACTGGCCGCCATTGCCCTGGTGGGACTTGTCTCCGTACTGTTCGCGATACTCTTCTCCGGACGCATCAGCAGGCGGATTGTCCGCATCGAAGAGGTCATGAGCGCCGTTTCAAATCGCAACCTTACGGTACAGTCGGGTATAAAGGTCAGGGATGAAACAGGGCGGCTGGCGGAGCATATAAACACGGTAATCTCAAATCTGAAGAATATCATTGATGAAATCAAGGAGAGCTCCATGGAGGCGATGCACCTCCAGGAAGAGCTTTCCACCTCCACCGCCGAGTCCTCCGCCGCAATGACCCAGATCGCTGCGAACATCAAGAATATTGAACGCCAGTTCACCTCCCTGGACGAGGTAATTCAGAACGTTGACAAGTCGGTCAACTCCATCAGCCGCCTCATTAATTCCCAGAACCAGGGCATCGAGCAGCAGTCAGCGGCGATTGTGCAGTCATCATCCACAATCGAGGAGATGGCCGCCTCAATTCAGAACATATCCCGCCTGGCCCAGGAACGGGCCGAGGGGGTCCATAATCTGGTTAACGTTACCGCCAGGGGATCGGAGCGGGTGGAAACCACCTCGTCTCTCATCCGGCAGATCTCCAGGGAGATTGAAGGGCTTCTGGAAATAATCGACATAATCAACTCCATTGCCGAGCAGACCGACATGCTCAGCATGAACGCCGCCATCGAATCCGCCCACGCCGGAGAGGCCGGCAAGGGATTTGCCGTAGTCGCAGAAGAGATCCGCAAGCTCGCCGAGTCAACAACGGAAAACGCCCAGATGGTTACCAGATCGCTGAAGTCCATTACCAGCCGTATAACCGAAGCCGATGAAAGCTCCCAGGAGAGTCTTGCGACCCTGAAGGAGGTAAACACCGAGGTGGACAATACCTCGAGGGCTTTTACGGACATCTCCCAGGCAATGGTGGAGATGGCAAACGGCACCACCGAAGTAGTCTCCGGTACCACCGAAGTACGGAGTGCCTCCGACGAGATCAAGCAGGGGGCCGGTTCCATTCAGAAAGAAGCGGAACAGATTTCCCATAACGTGCAGGAAGTACGACAGCTCTCTGCCCAGGTACTGAACGGTATCAGGGAGATAGATGCAGGAGGCGAAGAGGTCATAAAGGCCATAAGCTCCCTCAACGAAGCCGGTACTGTTACCCGGGAGAATATGGCGAACCTTTCATCCATGGTTTCCGCCTTCATAACCAGCAGCGATGAAGCCGGGGATGCTCCTGCGACGGAAAAGGCGTCCGGGGCGGAAGAGACGATGGAAGAAGCAGAAGAAGAGACTGCCGTAAGGATTTCAGACTGA
- a CDS encoding HAD family hydrolase, producing MKAVIFDLDGVLVDSEPFHAETLVALAGDLGISLSREETRRFIGVSDEEMWETLISENQLTGHPGAKNMAKLQAARTLERLSSRALLPRDGVSELLVELRSLGILTAVASSSARAYVDHVLETAGFSLYFPVRVAGDEVDRCKPDPEPYRRATELLGVPFRSAAAIEDSPSGIESARRAGLFCIGLETAESWNTPAFEPDLKITGFSRKERRRILRFLDLQ from the coding sequence TTGAAGGCTGTTATCTTCGATCTGGACGGGGTCCTGGTGGATTCCGAACCCTTTCATGCCGAAACCCTGGTTGCCCTGGCCGGGGATCTGGGAATATCCCTTTCCCGGGAAGAGACGCGCCGCTTTATCGGGGTGTCCGATGAAGAGATGTGGGAAACTCTGATCAGTGAAAACCAGCTGACCGGGCACCCCGGGGCAAAGAACATGGCGAAGCTTCAGGCTGCACGGACCCTGGAAAGACTCTCTTCCCGGGCCCTTCTTCCCCGGGATGGAGTCTCTGAACTGCTGGTGGAGCTTCGTTCCCTGGGGATACTTACGGCAGTAGCGTCATCCTCGGCCAGGGCCTATGTCGATCATGTGCTGGAGACGGCCGGCTTTTCGTTATACTTTCCTGTGCGGGTTGCCGGTGACGAGGTGGACAGGTGCAAGCCGGATCCTGAACCCTATCGGAGGGCAACGGAACTCCTGGGGGTACCCTTCCGCAGTGCAGCGGCGATTGAGGACTCCCCCTCGGGGATCGAATCCGCCAGACGTGCGGGGCTTTTCTGTATTGGTCTTGAAACAGCGGAATCTTGGAATACTCCAGCCTTCGAGCCGGACCTGAAGATTACCGGTTTTTCCCGGAAGGAACGCAGGAGAATCCTCCGGTTTCTTGATCTACAGTGA
- a CDS encoding mannitol-1-phosphate 5-dehydrogenase, whose product MQKEKEMKLAVQFGAGNIGRGFIGALLSRSGYRVLFVDISDSIIPELQKRGEYTVEIVGETRREETITPVSGCYPGDQLLLDAIAEAEIVTTAVGPAVLEHIAPPIAAGLKHRMQKGVSGALNIIACENMINASSRLKELVEGSLDKDVKSFIKEHVGFPDSAVDRIVPPMEKSGDILRVRVEEFSEWIVDRRGFAGSIPEIEGMQLTDTLTAFVERKLFTLNTGHAIAAYLGSLYGHRTIDQSIRDEQVRQVVRGAMEESGEVLVRRYGFDRDIHRGYIEKILRRFENPWLKDDVQRVGRQPLRKLGFDDRLIKPLRGTIEYGFPNQNLLIGIAAALYFRNEDDPQAERLRELLEISDIREVIPRVTSLKDADVLTAIENAYEDRGVEDLVRNYVRQWIRIVSMKEARDNFAQLVDEAMAGREIIVASRGKPVVRLTPVTPPTKRESSLP is encoded by the coding sequence ATGCAGAAGGAAAAGGAAATGAAACTGGCGGTACAGTTTGGGGCGGGAAATATCGGGAGAGGTTTTATCGGTGCCCTCCTGTCCCGCTCAGGATACCGGGTTCTGTTTGTGGATATAAGCGATTCAATAATTCCCGAACTGCAGAAAAGGGGAGAGTATACTGTTGAAATAGTCGGAGAAACCCGCAGGGAAGAAACCATCACCCCGGTAAGCGGCTGTTATCCCGGTGATCAACTGCTCCTCGATGCAATCGCCGAGGCGGAGATTGTGACTACCGCCGTAGGGCCTGCCGTTCTTGAACATATTGCCCCCCCTATTGCGGCGGGGCTCAAACACCGTATGCAGAAGGGGGTCTCCGGAGCACTCAATATTATCGCCTGTGAGAACATGATTAATGCATCCAGCAGATTGAAGGAACTGGTGGAAGGCTCACTGGACAAGGATGTAAAAAGCTTCATCAAGGAGCATGTGGGATTTCCCGATTCCGCTGTAGACAGGATAGTGCCTCCCATGGAGAAGTCCGGAGACATCCTTCGGGTGCGGGTGGAGGAGTTCAGCGAATGGATTGTCGACCGGCGAGGCTTCGCCGGCAGCATCCCCGAGATCGAGGGGATGCAGCTGACCGACACTCTGACTGCCTTCGTGGAACGAAAACTCTTTACCCTGAACACCGGCCATGCCATCGCGGCCTATCTCGGTTCCCTGTACGGCCACCGGACAATAGACCAGAGTATACGGGATGAACAGGTCCGGCAGGTGGTCCGGGGGGCCATGGAAGAGAGCGGCGAGGTCCTGGTGCGACGGTATGGATTTGACCGGGACATACACAGGGGCTACATCGAAAAAATCCTGCGGCGTTTTGAAAATCCCTGGCTCAAGGACGATGTCCAGCGGGTCGGAAGGCAGCCGCTGCGGAAGCTCGGATTTGACGATCGACTGATCAAGCCCCTGCGGGGAACCATAGAGTACGGTTTCCCGAACCAGAACCTGCTGATCGGTATTGCTGCGGCCCTCTATTTCCGTAACGAGGATGATCCCCAGGCAGAACGCCTGCGGGAGCTGCTTGAAATCAGCGATATCAGGGAGGTGATTCCCCGCGTAACCTCCCTGAAGGATGCGGATGTGCTGACGGCCATTGAAAACGCCTACGAGGACCGGGGAGTCGAAGACCTTGTGCGGAATTACGTCCGGCAGTGGATCAGAATCGTCTCAATGAAGGAGGCCAGGGATAACTTCGCCCAGCTCGTGGATGAAGCCATGGCGGGACGGGAGATCATTGTGGCCAGCCGGGGGAAACCGGTGGTCCGCCTGACGCCGGTAACGCCTCCGACGAAACGGGAGAGCTCTCTTCCTTGA
- a CDS encoding BglG family transcription antiterminator, producing MTSRLLEVLKLLAGSSNYTTVEQIAEATGAGVRTIHRDLEVLERSLSLRGVRMERRRGFGVRLIDPVPTRLMESAGHMRGPSVAESGQRPLLILLYMILAADWIKLSEIAHVLFVSDSTVSSDISSLEEILPDSVFIEKQKGTGVRMLADETDIRMLFLSAFPNFVPVYLLYGSENDGDSGSGEERMIRLIGIRDYRDRFFTIIREAEDVLGYRLSPSSSGVLYSYLFLLARRIPLTGNLRRLSPSGLNIPEIYIQAARRMMTVDAWELLSSDSDTNEEVLLLARVLASLETAAASVESVEEYLGDLWGPVNAIIEHTLGSLEGSRRVWLHDDRLLLNYLRMTLSAAARRIDLGIPGWRETGLHPYPGLEDSPEAASLVTQFMAEMDDRLPDISPSKVRREIQEASLALGAHIEVLQSRHAPELRVRILCLEGLGMSNYIAALVRDVLPRGVLIDSQWDPDFEENQVPGEYDLVISSFPVKIRGCRHLIIRVDSSPEDIRAQLREAAADLERPGVRPENDEPKRPERKRDVVTLGGQAQDLSLPVIMSVISGFFVEKRQARSDLLSQAVLALSERGDCNTEILRRDFERRESYGSLVFEELNVRILHCRTEGVPEPRAGVIQTVPMEPTVLVLAAPLTASPVQTHALSEIVIALTDFGDFADVLARGSRRDIQGRLLTLFSQKFG from the coding sequence ATGACCTCCCGACTCCTGGAAGTGCTGAAACTCCTCGCGGGCAGCTCAAACTACACAACCGTTGAGCAGATCGCCGAAGCGACCGGAGCGGGGGTCAGGACGATCCATCGGGACCTGGAGGTCCTGGAACGCAGCCTGAGCCTTCGGGGCGTGCGAATGGAGCGGCGGCGGGGATTCGGGGTACGGCTCATTGATCCGGTACCGACGCGGCTTATGGAAAGCGCCGGACATATGCGGGGACCCTCTGTTGCGGAAAGCGGACAGCGACCACTTCTGATCCTGCTCTACATGATTCTTGCCGCAGACTGGATAAAACTCTCCGAAATTGCCCATGTCCTCTTTGTCAGCGACTCGACGGTAAGCAGCGACATTTCATCCCTGGAGGAGATCCTGCCGGATTCCGTTTTTATCGAGAAGCAGAAGGGCACGGGGGTGCGAATGCTGGCGGATGAGACGGATATACGGATGCTGTTCCTGTCCGCTTTTCCAAACTTCGTACCGGTATATCTGTTATACGGGAGCGAGAACGATGGAGACAGCGGAAGCGGTGAGGAGCGGATGATCCGGCTCATTGGAATCCGCGACTACCGGGATCGTTTTTTTACGATCATACGCGAAGCTGAAGATGTCCTCGGGTACAGGCTTTCTCCCTCGTCCTCCGGGGTTCTTTACTCCTATCTGTTTCTTCTTGCCCGTCGTATACCTCTTACCGGAAACCTTCGCCGCCTCAGTCCCTCGGGTTTGAACATTCCGGAAATATATATCCAGGCCGCCCGCAGGATGATGACCGTCGATGCCTGGGAACTTTTATCCTCCGATTCCGATACCAATGAGGAAGTTCTTCTGCTGGCCCGGGTTCTGGCTTCCCTGGAAACGGCCGCCGCTTCAGTGGAATCCGTGGAGGAATATCTGGGAGATCTGTGGGGACCGGTGAATGCCATCATCGAGCATACCCTCGGCAGCCTGGAAGGGTCCCGCCGGGTCTGGCTCCATGATGACCGGCTGCTCCTGAACTATCTGCGCATGACCCTCTCCGCAGCGGCCCGACGGATCGATCTGGGGATCCCGGGATGGCGTGAAACCGGCCTGCATCCCTATCCCGGGCTGGAGGACTCCCCGGAGGCCGCCTCGCTGGTGACCCAGTTCATGGCGGAAATGGACGATCGCTTGCCGGATATCTCGCCGTCCAAGGTTCGCAGGGAGATACAGGAGGCATCTCTCGCCCTGGGGGCCCATATAGAGGTTCTTCAGTCCAGACATGCACCGGAGCTCAGGGTCAGGATACTTTGCCTGGAAGGTCTGGGTATGTCGAATTATATTGCCGCCCTTGTACGGGATGTTCTGCCCCGGGGAGTGCTTATAGATTCCCAGTGGGATCCCGATTTTGAAGAGAACCAGGTTCCCGGGGAGTATGATCTTGTGATCTCCTCGTTTCCTGTAAAAATCCGGGGGTGCCGGCATCTGATCATCCGGGTCGATTCTTCGCCGGAGGACATTCGGGCCCAGCTCCGGGAGGCTGCGGCGGATCTGGAGAGACCTGGAGTCCGGCCGGAAAACGATGAGCCGAAACGACCGGAGCGAAAGCGGGATGTGGTGACCCTGGGCGGACAGGCTCAGGATCTGTCTCTGCCGGTAATCATGTCGGTGATAAGCGGATTTTTTGTCGAGAAACGCCAGGCCCGCTCGGATCTTCTGTCCCAGGCGGTCCTGGCTCTTTCCGAACGGGGAGACTGTAATACCGAGATCCTGAGAAGGGATTTTGAACGCAGGGAATCCTACGGAAGCCTTGTTTTTGAAGAATTGAATGTCCGCATTCTTCATTGCCGTACCGAGGGGGTACCGGAACCCCGGGCCGGGGTCATCCAGACAGTCCCCATGGAACCGACGGTACTTGTCCTGGCGGCTCCGCTGACCGCTTCCCCGGTGCAGACCCACGCACTTTCGGAGATAGTCATAGCCCTTACGGACTTTGGGGACTTTGCTGATGTTCTCGCCAGGGGAAGCAGGCGGGATATCCAGGGACGGCTCCTGACCCTGTTCAGCCAGAAATTCGGCTGA
- the ptsP gene encoding phosphoenolpyruvate--protein phosphotransferase, with protein sequence MLTGIPSSSGIGAGTVYLLHEREVPLGRTGPSSSRNDGGTRSHTRRSSESEMERFGRGIKVAAVYYSALIERIREKLGEDEAEIFEGHLEILTGEDMAEAVEEAIMEREAIAERAVIDFVEETAREFEELESDYFRQRAGDLRDIGRRLAEAIYYGSISDPAELPENSVIVAEELTPSATARLDTEQVAAIITEKGGRTSHAAILARSLSIPCVTGVEGLIAAVRSGQQVLVDGDAGTVDTDLDHKKLSEARKRKETARKEEEKRRTWSKMAAPELADGKPYALMANVGGVAEAEQAASFGAAGIGLFRTEFLFMRFSDFPGLDQQADEYRAVCRAMAPAPVIVRLLDCGADKPLPYAPHPPEDNPFLGERGIRYLLARETQLKIQIQAIARVFEEGHQIKAMIPMVISASEIDAVRSLVPAGASALPVGIMVETPASVMIVDRLAEKADFISIGTNDLVQYLLTVDRGNPRVSAYYQEFHPAVLAAISRIVEGAHKAGIHVGVCGDMASHPDSALALLALGVDEISAGINAIPELKACLAGTRASTLDELASRLMTAADADEARMHAKKLISGDPVPWKAE encoded by the coding sequence ATGCTGACGGGAATTCCCTCCTCATCGGGGATAGGCGCCGGTACGGTCTACCTGCTCCATGAACGGGAGGTGCCCCTGGGACGTACCGGACCCAGCTCCAGCCGCAATGACGGCGGAACCCGGTCTCACACCAGGCGGAGCAGCGAAAGCGAGATGGAACGCTTCGGCCGGGGCATTAAGGTGGCCGCGGTCTACTACTCTGCCCTGATCGAGCGCATCCGGGAGAAGCTGGGAGAGGATGAGGCGGAAATCTTCGAAGGTCATCTGGAGATTCTTACCGGAGAAGATATGGCCGAAGCAGTGGAAGAGGCCATCATGGAGCGTGAGGCCATAGCGGAACGGGCGGTGATAGATTTTGTCGAGGAGACTGCCCGGGAGTTCGAGGAGCTGGAGTCGGATTACTTCAGGCAGCGGGCGGGAGATCTGCGGGACATCGGGCGCCGCCTTGCGGAAGCCATCTACTACGGGTCCATCAGCGATCCTGCGGAACTGCCGGAGAACAGCGTCATTGTGGCCGAAGAGCTTACCCCTTCGGCTACGGCACGCCTGGATACCGAACAGGTGGCGGCAATCATTACGGAAAAAGGCGGCAGAACCAGCCATGCGGCCATTCTTGCCCGATCCCTCTCAATCCCCTGCGTTACCGGTGTGGAAGGTCTGATTGCCGCGGTTCGCAGCGGTCAGCAGGTCCTGGTGGACGGTGATGCCGGCACGGTGGATACCGATCTCGACCACAAAAAGCTCAGCGAGGCGCGGAAGCGTAAAGAGACTGCCCGGAAAGAGGAGGAAAAGCGCAGGACCTGGTCGAAAATGGCGGCTCCTGAACTTGCGGACGGAAAGCCCTACGCCCTTATGGCCAATGTCGGAGGAGTCGCGGAAGCTGAACAGGCCGCCTCTTTCGGAGCCGCGGGGATAGGACTCTTTCGGACGGAGTTTCTCTTTATGCGTTTTTCCGATTTTCCCGGGCTGGACCAGCAGGCGGATGAGTACCGGGCAGTCTGCAGGGCCATGGCTCCTGCCCCTGTCATCGTCCGTCTCCTGGACTGCGGTGCGGATAAGCCTCTGCCCTATGCTCCTCACCCTCCGGAGGACAATCCCTTCCTGGGGGAGCGGGGTATCCGGTATCTCCTTGCCCGGGAGACCCAGCTGAAGATCCAGATACAGGCCATTGCCCGTGTATTCGAAGAGGGCCACCAGATCAAAGCGATGATACCCATGGTCATTTCCGCCTCGGAGATAGACGCCGTCCGTTCCCTGGTCCCGGCAGGAGCTTCAGCTCTGCCCGTGGGAATCATGGTGGAAACCCCGGCTTCGGTGATGATTGTCGACCGACTTGCCGAAAAGGCGGATTTTATCAGCATCGGCACCAACGACCTGGTCCAGTATCTTCTGACCGTGGATCGGGGAAACCCCAGGGTCTCAGCCTATTATCAGGAATTCCATCCGGCGGTTCTCGCAGCGATCTCCCGGATTGTGGAGGGGGCCCATAAGGCGGGCATCCACGTGGGGGTGTGCGGGGATATGGCGAGCCATCCTGATTCAGCCCTGGCTCTCCTGGCCCTCGGGGTGGATGAGATCAGCGCGGGGATCAATGCCATACCGGAGCTCAAGGCCTGCCTTGCAGGTACCCGGGCTTCGACTCTGGACGAGCTTGCTTCCCGCCTCATGACTGCCGCCGATGCCGACGAAGCCAGAATGCATGCGAAGAAACTGATCTCCGGGGATCCGGTCCCCTGGAAGGCGGAATAG
- a CDS encoding HPr family phosphocarrier protein, giving the protein MLKGNLVVTNEEGLHTRPANRFVKEVRKFESQVVLKRNGKEAPGKSLVKLMKLGIVQGDEVTLICEGPDEKEAFEALTGLLQPEGAPQC; this is encoded by the coding sequence ATGCTTAAAGGGAACCTGGTGGTAACCAATGAAGAGGGACTTCATACCCGGCCTGCGAATCGTTTTGTAAAAGAGGTCAGGAAATTCGAGTCCCAGGTTGTTCTGAAACGCAACGGAAAGGAGGCCCCGGGCAAGAGTCTTGTCAAGCTCATGAAGCTGGGTATTGTCCAGGGTGATGAGGTAACCCTGATCTGCGAGGGGCCGGACGAAAAGGAGGCTTTTGAAGCCCTGACAGGTCTTCTGCAGCCCGAGGGTGCTCCCCAATGCTGA
- a CDS encoding PTS sugar transporter subunit IIA produces MACFVDRLIESKTIAVGCTARDWEEAVRIGGRMMIDAGLIDDRYVQTMISNHREIGPYFIVAPGIAMPHAKPENGVLKTGYALVTLASPVEFGDEENDPVDVLIFAGAANREEHNQEAVPQIAELCDSEKYVYALRNARNNDEAVSVLQNFAAAFEAGEFD; encoded by the coding sequence ATGGCCTGTTTTGTGGACAGATTGATTGAAAGTAAGACTATCGCGGTCGGTTGTACGGCACGTGACTGGGAGGAAGCTGTCAGAATCGGCGGCCGGATGATGATCGACGCAGGGTTGATCGATGACCGCTACGTCCAGACGATGATCAGCAACCACAGGGAAATCGGTCCCTATTTTATTGTCGCTCCCGGCATTGCAATGCCCCATGCCAAGCCGGAAAACGGGGTCCTGAAAACGGGATATGCTCTGGTTACCCTGGCTTCGCCGGTTGAGTTCGGGGATGAAGAGAATGATCCGGTGGATGTGCTGATCTTCGCCGGTGCAGCCAACCGGGAAGAGCACAACCAGGAGGCGGTGCCCCAGATCGCCGAACTCTGCGACAGCGAAAAGTATGTGTACGCCCTTCGGAACGCCCGAAACAACGACGAAGCTGTCTCTGTACTGCAGAATTTTGCAGCTGCCTTCGAAGCCGGGGAATTCGATTGA
- a CDS encoding PTS mannitol transporter subunit IICB yields MQGTALGARAHIQRFGRFLSGMVMPNIGAFLAWALITALFIPTGWLPSEKLAALVGPMITYMLPMLIAYTGGKLVWGVRGGVVGVIATMGVIVGADVPMFLGAMMMGPLGGWAIKKWDEVVEPVIPVGFEMLINNFSAGIMGGLLSLLGLIVIGPVINGLSHFLMAGVDSIISMRLLPLASILVEPGKILFLNNAINHGVFGPLGVQQVQETGKSILFLIETNPGPGLGILLAYLVFTKGTVRDTTPGAIIIHFFGGIHEIYFPYVLMNPVLILAVIAGGFSGVLTNVLLSTGAFATPSPGSIFALMAVAAKGSHLGILMAVIVSTAVSFIVAMPFVRRFDRMNREAGDKLEAAKKQTQDFKGLGRVSKIVFACDAGMGSSAMGANRLKKKLKAAGLNVHVEHAPVDEVPTDADLVISHVNLTERARQSAPNARHFSITNFVNAPEYDEIVAELSGKTPVDV; encoded by the coding sequence ATGCAAGGTACTGCGTTAGGTGCCCGGGCCCATATTCAGAGGTTCGGCAGATTCTTAAGCGGTATGGTAATGCCCAATATCGGGGCCTTCCTCGCATGGGCTCTCATTACCGCACTTTTCATTCCCACCGGCTGGCTTCCCAGCGAGAAACTGGCCGCCCTGGTGGGACCGATGATTACCTACATGTTGCCGATGCTCATCGCCTACACCGGTGGAAAACTGGTCTGGGGAGTCCGGGGCGGTGTTGTAGGTGTCATTGCAACCATGGGCGTAATTGTCGGCGCGGACGTTCCCATGTTCCTCGGCGCCATGATGATGGGACCCCTGGGCGGCTGGGCGATCAAGAAATGGGACGAAGTGGTTGAACCCGTCATTCCCGTCGGTTTCGAGATGCTCATCAATAACTTTTCCGCCGGAATTATGGGGGGACTTCTCTCCCTGCTGGGTCTCATTGTTATCGGTCCGGTAATCAATGGTCTTTCCCACTTCCTGATGGCCGGTGTCGACAGTATTATTTCCATGCGTCTGCTGCCTCTGGCATCCATTCTGGTGGAACCGGGTAAGATTCTTTTTCTGAACAATGCGATCAACCACGGAGTTTTTGGTCCCCTGGGCGTTCAGCAGGTTCAGGAAACCGGCAAGTCGATTCTCTTCCTGATCGAAACCAATCCCGGTCCGGGCCTGGGTATTCTCCTGGCTTACCTCGTCTTTACCAAGGGTACCGTACGGGACACGACTCCCGGTGCCATCATCATCCACTTCTTCGGCGGAATCCACGAAATCTATTTCCCCTATGTACTGATGAATCCTGTTCTTATTCTTGCGGTCATTGCAGGTGGATTCTCCGGGGTCCTGACCAATGTACTTCTGAGCACCGGAGCCTTCGCGACCCCCTCGCCAGGGTCCATCTTTGCCCTGATGGCCGTTGCGGCGAAAGGCAGCCACCTGGGAATCCTGATGGCCGTTATCGTCTCCACCGCGGTGAGCTTTATTGTTGCCATGCCCTTTGTCCGTCGCTTCGACAGGATGAACCGTGAAGCCGGTGACAAACTCGAGGCAGCAAAGAAGCAGACCCAGGATTTCAAGGGACTCGGCAGGGTATCCAAGATCGTATTTGCCTGTGACGCCGGAATGGGATCCAGCGCCATGGGGGCAAACCGGCTGAAGAAAAAACTCAAGGCCGCAGGGCTGAATGTACACGTGGAGCATGCGCCGGTGGATGAAGTTCCGACGGATGCGGATCTGGTTATCTCCCACGTCAACCTGACCGAGCGTGCCCGCCAGTCGGCACCCAACGCCAGGCACTTCAGCATTACCAACTTTGTGAATGCCCCGGAGTATGATGAGATTGTGGCGGAACTATCGGGCAAGACCCCGGTGGATGTATAA
- the ribH gene encoding 6,7-dimethyl-8-ribityllumazine synthase, protein MTANINSDVKTLEGSLHNGEGKSFALVVSRFNSFITERLLEGALDCLSRHGVRNGNLTIVRVPGAWEIPLAAKRCTTSGSCDAVICLGAVIRGSTPHFDYVANEVSKGVAAISLESCVPVVFGVLTTESIEQAVERAGTKAGNKGWEAAETALEMTDLTEKLRNL, encoded by the coding sequence ATGACAGCGAATATCAATTCCGATGTAAAAACCCTGGAGGGGTCCCTTCATAACGGGGAAGGTAAAAGTTTCGCCCTGGTGGTGAGCCGTTTCAATTCCTTTATTACCGAACGTCTGTTGGAAGGAGCCCTGGATTGTCTGTCCCGTCATGGGGTCCGGAACGGGAACCTGACTATTGTTCGGGTTCCGGGGGCCTGGGAGATACCCCTTGCGGCGAAGCGTTGTACGACTTCCGGCTCCTGTGACGCCGTTATCTGCCTGGGGGCGGTGATCCGGGGGAGTACGCCACACTTCGATTATGTCGCGAACGAGGTCAGCAAGGGGGTCGCCGCGATCAGTCTGGAAAGCTGTGTTCCTGTGGTGTTCGGGGTCCTTACCACCGAGAGCATCGAACAGGCTGTGGAGCGGGCCGGAACCAAGGCGGGCAACAAGGGCTGGGAGGCCGCCGAAACGGCCCTGGAGATGACGGACCTGACGGAGAAACTTCGGAATCTTTAG